CTCCACGTTCCTCGCACCAAAGGAATTCGGCGCTTTTCGGCCGCGTCGCGACCCGTGATGTTGAAACCCCCCGAGGAGAATGGATTCTGTTATCTTAGCGTCCTAACACGCCCCCCACCCTTTCGACGGAAGCGGGCGGCGATGGAGGAACGGCATGGCGACGGCGACCCAGGAAGTTCTCACGACCAGAAATCCGGCGACCGGCGAACCGGTGGGGCGAGTTGTCGCGACCGCTCCCGACGAGGTCGCGCGGGTCGTCGCCCTCGCTCGTGAGGCTCAATCGAAGTGGGTCGCTCGCCCATTGTCGGAGCGTCTCGCCTTTCTGGATCGCTGGCGGGCCGTTCTCAACCGCGACGCTGAGACTCTCGCCGACCTGATCCGGAGCGAGGTGGGGAAACCGACCATCGAAGCGATGGCCGCCGAGGTCGTGCCGACTCTGGACGCCCTCCGTTGGACCTCGCGCAATGCACGGTCTGCGCTCGCGGACGAGCGCCTGGGGCCTTCATGGCAGCGGATGCTGCTGATGCCGACAGGTCGACTTCGATGGGCGCCCGTCGGCCTCGTCGGGATGATCGGGACCTGGAACTATCCGTTGTTTCTCAGCGTTCCGGCGATCGCTCAGGCCCTTGCCGCGGGCTGTGGGATGGTCTGGAAGCCTTCCGAACTGGCGATCGCGACAGGAGAGATCGTTCAGGAGAGCCTGCGAGAGGCCGGCCTCCCCGAGGGCCTTGTCGGTATCGTTCATGGGAGGGGGGACGTCGGCCAGGCTCTCCTTGACGCTCCCATCGACAAGATGCTGTTCACTGGTGGAGTTCCAACGGGTCGGCAGGCGCTTCAGTCGGTTTCTGCCCGAGGAATCCCGGGCGTCGTGGAACTGTCCGGCTTCGATCCCGCGGTGATCCTTCCTGACGCTCCCCTGGAAAGCACGGTGCGGGCCCTGGTCTGGGGAGCGTTCGTCGGCTGCGGCCAGACGTGCGTGGCGGTCAAGCGAATCCTCGTCGTGGGAGACCCCGCGCCCTGGATTCAAGCAATGGCCCAGGCGATCTCGCAACTCCGAGTCGGTGATCCAGCTCGGCCGGATATCGACATCGGCCCGATGATTTCCGAGGCGGCGCGGTCCCGATTCGATCGCACGATCCACGAGACCGTGGAGGCTGGCGCGAGGATCGAGGCAGGGGGCCGTCCGATCGAGGGGAACGGTTCCTTTTATGCTCCAACCCTGCTTTCGGCCAGTTCCCCGGAGCCTGAGCGAACCCTTGAAGGCGTCTTCGGGCCCGTCGTCCTGATCCGAGGAGTCGCGACGATCGACGAGGCGATCGCGGCGGCGAACGGCTCCGAGATGGCTCTGGCAGCCTCGGTCTGGGGCCGGGACCGCTCAATCGCTCGGGCGGTCGCGCGGCGGATCACCGCCGGAACGGTCTCGGTCAACGATGCCGTGACGGCGACGGGAGCAGCGGCCGCTCCCTTCGGCGGCTTCAAGGCCAGCGGTTTCGGCCGGACTCACGGCGTCGTTGGGCTTCGCGAGTTCGCTGCTCCCCAGGTTCTCTTCGAACGAAGAGCGGGCGGTTACCGTCCCCAACTCTTCCCCTACGGCGCTTCGTTCGTCGGACGATTTCTGCGTATTTACCGACGTCTCTTTCACCCTCAGGCCTAGAATGAGCACGGGAGGACACTACCCATGAGCATCCGAACGATTCTCGCCGGGGTTTGCGCGCTTCTCGTCGGCGCCACGTTGACCGCGGCCGTCTATCGTATGGGAGGGACGGCCGGATCCCCGCCCCCCTCTCCGATCGTCACCCCTCCGACGACCACCAACGGGAGCCCGACCGAGATGCCGACTCAAGACGAAGCCCCCAAGCCTGCATCCACAGCCGAGCCGGCTGACGACGTCGTCGCAACGGGCCTTCCGAAAACGGAAGAGGAGTGGCGCAAGAAGCTGACTCCCGAGCAGTACCACGTCGTTCGCGAGAAGGGGACCGAGCGGGCGTTCACCGGCAAATACTGGAATCACAAGGAGGACGGCGTCTACCGCTGCGTCGGCTGCGGCGAGCCCCTCTTTGATTCCAACTCCAAGTTTGACTCCGGTTGCGGCTGGCCGAGCTTCTCCAAGCCGGTCGGCGACGGCAAGGAGATCAAAGAAGCCGTCGACAACAGCCTCTACATGACTCGCACTGAGGTCATGTGCCGGAAGTGCAACGCCCACCTCGGGCACGTCTTCGACGACGGTCCCGCGCCTACGAATCTGCGGTATTGCATCAATTCAGCCTCGATCGACTTCGAGAAGCGGCCGGACTCAGCCAAGAAGTCTGAGGGAGAAGCCGAAAAGAAACCTTGAAAACTGTGTCGCGGCTGAACCTTACGCGCGTTTCCGCCGCTTCGGCTTGTTCGGATGTTTCACAGGCTGTATATTTTCTGTAGAAACAGTCAAACCAGGCGAAGCGGTGACAAACGTGATGAACATGACGCCGGCCGCACAGAAGTTCGTGCTCCACTGGGGCGAGATGGGTCAGGCCTGGGGCATCAATCGAACGATGGCCCAGGTCCACGCCCTGCTGTTCATCGCACCGACCGCGCTGGATGCGGAGGAAATCAGCACCCTCCTGGACGTCAGCCGCTCGAACGTCTCGACGAGCCTTCGCGAGTTGATCACTTGGGGCGTCGTTCGCCGGGTGCACATCATCGGCGACCGCCGCGATCGGTTTGAGGCGCTGAAGGACGTCATGGATACGTTCCGCGTGATCATGGCGGAGCGTCGCCGTCGAGAGATGGACCCGACGATCTCGCTGCTGGAGCATTGCATCAGCGAGGCGAAGGCCGGCGGCGAGGGTGAAGCGTACACCCGCGAGCAGCTTGAGAAGATGCTCGCATTCACTCGCATGGTGACCGACTGGTACGGCCAGATCGAGAATCTGCCGACGCCGGCGATGCTCCGTCTCTTCCGAGGCGGGACCGTGATCGCGAAGCTCTTCTCGCGATCCGGGAAGAACGGCAAACCGGGATTCGACCCCGCTGACTCGGCGGAAGCCTGGGATGAGGACGAAGCCAGCTCCCCCGGCAAGTGATCGTCTCGCCTAGAAGGGCGTCTCCGATCGGGGCGTTTCCGGCTTCTGAGCGGGAGCTTCAGCCTTTGGGGCCGGCGTCGAAGTCGTAGTCTCGGCGGGCTGAAAGCTCGCGGCCGGCTTCTTCGCGGTCGCCTTTGCGGCTTCGGCTTCCTGTTTCTTGTGGCTTTCGAGGGCCTCGGCGAAGGCTCGGGATGCGTCGTTGTTGAGATAGCCGTCGATGAGTCCTTGCAGCTCGTCGAACACGGCCTGAAGGTGCCGCGTAAGGACGGTGGTCTTGGACGTTTCGTAAGACAGCTTCGTCGCTTCTTCCTTCAACTTCTTGACCGCGTCCGTGAAGGAGGGAGGCGGCGGCAGCAGGTCGTATTGCTTCAGGAGTTCCTGAAGGCCCGTCCAGTCGTCGCCCTCGACGCGAGACTGCATCAACCGTTCGAGCCTGCCGCGAAGGGCGACCTGATCGACGATCTGGTCGCGCAGGGCGTCGAGCTGGACCTGGTATTTGGAGGCGAGCGGGAGCGGATCGACGGGGATTTCCCGCTCCTCGGAACTCTCTCCCGGCATCATGGGGAACTCGGCCAACGGTTCGGAGTCGCCGGCGAGGAGCCGCAGCTTCACGACTCCGCGCGTCGGACCAAGTTCAACGGCGATGCGGCCGCTGCGGTCGGTCATCCCCACGTCTCGGATCGGGCCGTCGGGGGCGGGGCGTTCGGTGAGGGTGTATCCGGCCGCCGGCCCCTTCGTCGTGCGGTCGATGAACCGCAGGTGGATCGTCGAGTCGCCAGCCTTCATCCCGAGCGCCGCGAGGGTGTTCGGCCGGGCGATGCGCTGGGAGAGCGGGTCGCGGAAGGCGCTCACGATCGCGCAGCGGGCCGTCGAGCCCTCAACCGATTCGGCCGTGAGATAGGTGAAGGCGATTCGGGTGATCCGCACGGAATCGTCGCGCATCGTGACCAATCGAAGGGGGATGAACGTCGTCCCCTTGGCGACGACCGCCCCGAGCGGACTGGCCGGCGGGATCGCCGCCCCTTGCACCTTCAGCAAGGCTCGGCCCCCCTCCTGACCGACGATCAGCGCTGAGGGGTTGAACAGATCGGTGGTGAAGAGGAAGAACGCCCGGGGGGCGTCGAGCGGCGAGGGGACCGCGCGTCGTTGAAGAGGGCCAAGCCAGCGCGTGGCCGTGTCGTACTCCCGGCCGGTGAAAACCAGGTCGGCGTCGGCGGAGTCGACGGAGACCCAGACCAGCCAGACCTTGTCGAACGACGGGTCCAGCCCCTGCAATTCCTCGGCCTTGAGTCGTTCCAGGCCCTGGCCTGCCAAGGGGCTGGGCTTCTCCATTACCTCGATCGACCAGGAAGGACCGACGAACCGTCTGACCATCTCGTGCCAATCGGCGAGCAACCCGCTCCGTCGTCCGGCGTCGAATCGGGCGCCCGGGTCGAAGGCGAGATGAAGCGCGATCCGGTACGGCCGGTTCTCCATGGCCGGAGGAGTCTCTTCCGCCAGGCCGATGGAGAGCGAACCCAGGAGCAGAGCGAGGCCCGCGAGAATCGTTCGCATTACCAGGGATCCTTGGCGAACCACGGGGCGATCTCCCAGGTCTCGATACCTTGATACAGTCGATCGGTCGTCTCGGGAGGCCCTTTGAGCCGCTCACGCCAGGCGTAGCGAGCCGTCACCTGCCAGAGAGGAATCACCGGCAGTTCGTCTCGCAGCTCGCGGTCGATCTGAACGGCCATTCCGCGGGCGCTCGGCCATTCCGCAGCCTGTTCCAGTTGGAGGAGAAGCTGGAGGATTCGCGGACTGGCGGCCGAAGCCAAGGCGTTCGCCGACGGCGGTGCGTCGTAACCGGGACAGATCATCAACCCCGCGTCCAGAACGGGCTCGTCGCAACGGAGAACGCGGTAGGCCATGTCGAAACGTCGACCGGCGCGCAGTTCAGATTCGAGGCGAGCCGGGGCGACGGGGATTGCTTCGACCTCGATGCGGGCCACGCGGAACGCCTCGACGAGGCGGGGAACGACGGCCTCGACCTCGGCGACGGCCGGGTATTCGAGCTTGAGCTTGATTGCGGGAACTCCGAGCTCACCCCTTGCCAGCGAGGCGAGCGCGACGGCCAGAACGAGGTTCGACTCCAGCGGCTTGACTCCCGCCGCGTCGCCCGGGCCGCCGCGAGGAAAGACGCCGTCGGCCGGGCTGTCCAGGTCGGACGGAGATCCCTTGAGGATCGTTTCCTCCAGGAGAGTCCGCCGGTCGAGAGCATAGGAGAGAGCCCGACGGAGCGTCCGGTTTCGCAGGGCCGGCGAGCGACCGTCGAGCGCCAGCACGTGTACTGCCGGTTGCGCGAACGCTCCGACCGATACGCCGGGCGTCGCGGTGAGTTTCACCGCCTGGTCGGGTGGGACGTGGCCGAGAACGGTCACGTCGCCCCGATGGAAGGCCGCGAGAGCCTCCGCTGAGTTGGCGTATCGGAATTCCCGGATTCGACGAATTCGAGTCGGCGATCCGTTCGACGTGTCGCTCGCAAGCCGTAGGTCGAGCGAGCGGTCCGATGCGCTGAAGCAGACGAACGGACCTGAGCCCACGAGCCGCCGTTCCTTGGCCGAGAGGACGACGCGTCCGTCGAACCCCGCGTGAGCCGCGCCGATCGGAGCGTCGAGCCAGAAAGCAGGTTTCAACAGCGGCCGTCGGAGCCGCACCTCGACCTGACGTTCATCGATCGCCTGGACCTTGTCGAGCAGGTCGGCCCAGCGGGCCTGGTACTTGAGAGGGTTGCGGGGGTCGCAGCGGTCGACGAGGGAGCGAGCGACGTCCGTCGCCGAGACGTCGCGCGACCCGTCCGACCAGCGGATCCCTGGCTTCAGCCGGACGACCAGCCTCCGGCCCAGGTCGGTCGACTCCAACGCCTGAGCGAGTTGATCGGGGCGTTCCCCTCGCTTCGCTTCTTCCGAATCGTCGGCGAGGATCGGCCGAAAGAGCAGGGGGGCGACCCGTTCGTCGGACGGCGATCGCGTCCACGGGCCGACCGGGGACGCCACGTCGGTCACGGCCACGTCGAGCGTCGGATCCGTCTCGAACGCCTGGACGTACTGGGCTTCAAGTCCCTCCTGAGTCGGCCAGATTCGCAGGGCTTCGACCAGCGCGTCGAGTTTCTCCGCATTCGATCCGCCGCCGATATTCCCGGCGCGGGCCCTGGCCATCGCCTGGAATTTCTCCCTCAGTTCACGCGCCTGGCGGACGTCCCTGGAAATCTGCTCCAGTTCGTGAAGTAGTCTGCGGCCCTCGGGATAGAGTTCCAGGCCGATGGCGTTCTCGATGCGGCCCGCGTAGGCGGCGGCGATCTGATCCACGAGCCCCGGGTAGTCGGGCTGCTCGGCGTGCAACTGGCGCAGGATGCGAAGGCCCCGCGAAACGTCACCGTCGCCGAGAGCCTGTTTCCCTTCCGCGAAGAGAAGTCCATGCACGTGGTCGGCCAACCCCGGCCACTTCGGGTCGCGCTGCTGGACTCGCAGGTAGAGTTCGAAGGCCCTCGTGTAGTCTCGCGCCTGGCGAAGTCGGTCCCCTTCGGCGAGCAGGATGTCCTCGAAGTATTCGATTTTTTTGATATGCGCACGCTTGATTTTGAAGTCGCGCGTGTCGCCTCGGCCCGTCGAGGCCTCCTGGGAGAGGTGGACGGTGATCTGCGTCTCGGGGCCCGGAGGCTCGTCCTTCTTCGCCTCGTAGGCTTCAAATCGGTTCTTCTCGCCGGGGAGCCCAACGTTCCCCTCCATGGGAATCCTCGTTCCGGAGGCGCGAGCCTTTTCATCGGCGCGCGGGATCGGAGGCAGCGGCCGAGGACTGACGGGTTCGACGAAAATGACCGAATCGTCCTGGAGCGTGATCCGGTCGAAGGGGAACGAGCGGATGAGGTCGCTCGGGAGGACGACGCCCGAGGGACGCGCTGACTCCTGTCCCCTCGCCGTCGCGAGCGTTAGCAACTGAGAGGTCGCCGTTGCTGTGGCGAAGAGGATGAGCAGCCGAGGTCTCTGAACCATCACGGCTTCGCCTCCTGGGATTGGTCCAGGTTCAGGAGTTGAAGGACGCCTCGACCGGACGGCACAAGCACGTCCGGGCCGACGGCGATCAGGCCGCCGACAGGCTGGACGCCCAGGTCGATCGCGGCCGTTTCATGCCCGTCGGCGACCGAGAGCCCGCGCGCATGGCCGGCGCGATCGAGGACCCAGAGAAGCTCGCGCCGAATCAGCGGTGACCCGACGGCCGGTGCGCCCAGCGAGACAGACCAGACGCGCCGGCCGTCGCGTTCGACGAGCGAAACTCCCCCCGAGGCGTCGAAGACGACGACTCGGCCGTCGACGGCGTGGGGGGCGTCGAGCAACGGCGCCGCGAGCTTCCAAACGCCGATCGGACTGAGGTCGCGAGCCGCAAGCGAGCGTACGTCGCCGGCCTCCGTCGCCACCACGACGGCCGAGGCCGTGCAGGCGGGGGCGGCGATGATCTTCTGGTCGAGGGTCGTCTCCGCCTGGACGGCGATCCGGGGCGCTGGCGAACTCTGCACGGCCAGCCGGCGGATTCGGCCGGCGTCGTCGGCCAGGATGATCGAGTCGTCGTCCAGTGGGGCCGGATCAAGCCATCGCCCGACGCGGTCGCGCTCGAATTCCGGGACGAGCGGCTCGGCGGTTGATCTTCCCGTGGACGGGTCGACCAGGTAGGCCCGGCCGTCCTCGGCCGCCACGAACAGAGCGCCCGCCCAGGGGAGAGGCCTTGCCGCCGGAGACGCGGGAAGCTCCGCCTTCAACCAGTCTCCTGGGCTTATGGGATCCGCCGACCAGACCTGGTTTCCGCCAGGGCCGGGGGCGATCAGATCGAGCTTGTCGCCCTCGCGCGACAGGCGGAGCAGGGGGCCGTTCGGAGCGTGGGGATCGCCGGGTTTCGGCAAGAGCGCCGAGGCGAAGCCGCCGCGTTCCAATTCCGTGCGGCTGATTTGAAGACGTCTGCCGGCCTGATCGACGGTTCTCAGATTTTCGCC
The nucleotide sequence above comes from Paludisphaera rhizosphaerae. Encoded proteins:
- a CDS encoding aldehyde dehydrogenase family protein; this translates as MATATQEVLTTRNPATGEPVGRVVATAPDEVARVVALAREAQSKWVARPLSERLAFLDRWRAVLNRDAETLADLIRSEVGKPTIEAMAAEVVPTLDALRWTSRNARSALADERLGPSWQRMLLMPTGRLRWAPVGLVGMIGTWNYPLFLSVPAIAQALAAGCGMVWKPSELAIATGEIVQESLREAGLPEGLVGIVHGRGDVGQALLDAPIDKMLFTGGVPTGRQALQSVSARGIPGVVELSGFDPAVILPDAPLESTVRALVWGAFVGCGQTCVAVKRILVVGDPAPWIQAMAQAISQLRVGDPARPDIDIGPMISEAARSRFDRTIHETVEAGARIEAGGRPIEGNGSFYAPTLLSASSPEPERTLEGVFGPVVLIRGVATIDEAIAAANGSEMALAASVWGRDRSIARAVARRITAGTVSVNDAVTATGAAAAPFGGFKASGFGRTHGVVGLREFAAPQVLFERRAGGYRPQLFPYGASFVGRFLRIYRRLFHPQA
- a CDS encoding ABC transporter substrate-binding protein, with the protein product MVQRPRLLILFATATATSQLLTLATARGQESARPSGVVLPSDLIRSFPFDRITLQDDSVIFVEPVSPRPLPPIPRADEKARASGTRIPMEGNVGLPGEKNRFEAYEAKKDEPPGPETQITVHLSQEASTGRGDTRDFKIKRAHIKKIEYFEDILLAEGDRLRQARDYTRAFELYLRVQQRDPKWPGLADHVHGLLFAEGKQALGDGDVSRGLRILRQLHAEQPDYPGLVDQIAAAYAGRIENAIGLELYPEGRRLLHELEQISRDVRQARELREKFQAMARARAGNIGGGSNAEKLDALVEALRIWPTQEGLEAQYVQAFETDPTLDVAVTDVASPVGPWTRSPSDERVAPLLFRPILADDSEEAKRGERPDQLAQALESTDLGRRLVVRLKPGIRWSDGSRDVSATDVARSLVDRCDPRNPLKYQARWADLLDKVQAIDERQVEVRLRRPLLKPAFWLDAPIGAAHAGFDGRVVLSAKERRLVGSGPFVCFSASDRSLDLRLASDTSNGSPTRIRRIREFRYANSAEALAAFHRGDVTVLGHVPPDQAVKLTATPGVSVGAFAQPAVHVLALDGRSPALRNRTLRRALSYALDRRTLLEETILKGSPSDLDSPADGVFPRGGPGDAAGVKPLESNLVLAVALASLARGELGVPAIKLKLEYPAVAEVEAVVPRLVEAFRVARIEVEAIPVAPARLESELRAGRRFDMAYRVLRCDEPVLDAGLMICPGYDAPPSANALASAASPRILQLLLQLEQAAEWPSARGMAVQIDRELRDELPVIPLWQVTARYAWRERLKGPPETTDRLYQGIETWEIAPWFAKDPW
- a CDS encoding GbsR/MarR family transcriptional regulator, translated to MNMTPAAQKFVLHWGEMGQAWGINRTMAQVHALLFIAPTALDAEEISTLLDVSRSNVSTSLRELITWGVVRRVHIIGDRRDRFEALKDVMDTFRVIMAERRRREMDPTISLLEHCISEAKAGGEGEAYTREQLEKMLAFTRMVTDWYGQIENLPTPAMLRLFRGGTVIAKLFSRSGKNGKPGFDPADSAEAWDEDEASSPGK
- the msrB gene encoding peptide-methionine (R)-S-oxide reductase MsrB: MPTQDEAPKPASTAEPADDVVATGLPKTEEEWRKKLTPEQYHVVREKGTERAFTGKYWNHKEDGVYRCVGCGEPLFDSNSKFDSGCGWPSFSKPVGDGKEIKEAVDNSLYMTRTEVMCRKCNAHLGHVFDDGPAPTNLRYCINSASIDFEKRPDSAKKSEGEAEKKP